The genomic interval GCGAAGCGGCTCGTCGTCACTCAATGTGAAGCCGTACTGCGCCGGATTTCGCGCGATGATGATCGCCGCCAGAATCATGGGGACGTACTCGCGCGTCTCACGCGGGAGATACTTCGCGTTGCTCGACAGTCGCCAGAAATCGGCCGTCTTGGCGCGCTGCACTGCACGCTGCACGCGTCCTGGCCCTCCGTTGTACGACGCCAGCGTCAGCAGCCAGTCCCCGTCGAACATCTGCTTGAGCGTCTTCAGGTACCGCGCCGCCGCTTGCGTGGCCTTTTCCGGATCGGCGCGCTCGTCGATGAACCAGTCGGTCTTGAGGCCGTTCTCCGCAGCGGTTCCACGCATGAATTGCCACACGCCTTTGGCGCGTGCGCGCGACAACGCCGCAGGCTTGAAGGCGCTCTCGATGAGCGGGATGTAGGCGAGGTCGAGGGGAATGCCCTCGGCACGGAACACCTCTTGAATCATCGGCAGGTACTGCTGACCCCGCGTCAAGCCCCCCTCGATGTGATCGCGCAGCCGCGTTTGAAAGAGCTGCACGTACTGCAGGACCCGCTCGTTCGACGGGATGGGGATGTCGTGCGTCGTGGCGGCGAGGTCTCGTTCCACGGTTTCGTGCACGTTTGGCTCCGCCGGCAGCGGCGGATTGAAGGTCGTAATCTCGAGGACCTTGTCGATGAGCGCTGGCTCCGAAGGCTTCTCGGTGAAGCCATCCCCCCTGGCGAGGGCAAGCGCTTCTTGTGCGCTAATCCGGTCGACGAGCCGATCGAACTGCTGACTCAGGCGCACATCCGACCGCGCCCCCCACCGCGACTCGGTCAGCACCCGAAGCGCCAGGTCGAACTCCTCACGAGCGCGATCGAGGTGACCCGTCTCCAGCTCACGCTCACCGTTGACGTAGTGGCGTTCCGACGTCGTGATGACCGCCGCGATGGGATCGTCGGCTGCTCGATCACGCGCGTGTGTCGACGCGTTCTGGGCCTTGGGGGCGCTGTCGGCGGGCCGGCGTGCGTTGTCGGCCGCCCGCGGATTGCCGACACCGGGAATCAAACTACAAGCTGAAATCGACGTGAGGCAGAAAACTAGGACCGGCAAGCCGGCTGGTCTTCGCATCTAGGCGCTC from Luteitalea sp. carries:
- a CDS encoding LysM peptidoglycan-binding domain-containing protein; its protein translation is MRRPAGLPVLVFCLTSISACSLIPGVGNPRAADNARRPADSAPKAQNASTHARDRAADDPIAAVITTSERHYVNGERELETGHLDRAREEFDLALRVLTESRWGARSDVRLSQQFDRLVDRISAQEALALARGDGFTEKPSEPALIDKVLEITTFNPPLPAEPNVHETVERDLAATTHDIPIPSNERVLQYVQLFQTRLRDHIEGGLTRGQQYLPMIQEVFRAEGIPLDLAYIPLIESAFKPAALSRARAKGVWQFMRGTAAENGLKTDWFIDERADPEKATQAAARYLKTLKQMFDGDWLLTLASYNGGPGRVQRAVQRAKTADFWRLSSNAKYLPRETREYVPMILAAIIIARNPAQYGFTLSDDEPLRYEKVPVTRAVDLRRVAEWTGVPVDEIQAANPELRRWTTPLRNSSYELKVPEGTAAQLRTRLTRAERDELATLQWYTVNRGDSLSKIASKLKVRQADLADANSLSKPYVLQIGQQLVVPRAPASTLLASRAQRGGTSLAAAKDNGTGDPNGGPLTYRVRRGDTLYGIAQTFDVSIAELKTWNGLSGSRLDPGDRLTVYTARSAQ